A DNA window from Pseudomonas tohonis contains the following coding sequences:
- a CDS encoding copper resistance system multicopper oxidase, which yields MQSKTTRRTFVKGLAATGIIGGLGLWRTPVWAVNSPGQPNVLTGNEFDLFIGETPVNITGAARTAMTINGSLPGPILRWREGDTVTLRVRNRLKEDTSIHWHGIILPANMDGVPGLSFHGIAPDGMYEYKFKVNQNGTYWYHSHSGLQEQVGVYGALVIDAKEPEPFSYDRDYVVLLSDWTDENPTRVLAKLKKQSDYYNQHKRTVGDFIDDVSEMGWSAAVADRKMWAEMKMSPTDLADVSGYTYTYLMNGQAPNGNWTGIFKPGEKIRLRFINASAMTYFDVRIPGLKMTVVAADGLHVKPVSVDEFRIAVAETYDVIVEPDSEQAYTVFAQSMDRTGYARGTLAVQEGLSAPVPSPDPRPLIAMGDMGMDHGSMGGMDHGNMAGMDQGNMAGMDHGSMQGGMAGMDHSQMAGMDHSNMAGMAGMAGMAGNMQAHPASETNNPLVDMQTMTPTHKLDDPGIGLRDNGRRVLTYSDLRSTFPDPDGREPSRTIELHLTGHMEKFSWSFDGIKFSDAEPLRLKYGERVRITLVNDTMMTHPIHLHGMWSDLEDANGNFLVRKHTIDMPPGSKRSYRVTADALGRWAYHCHLLLHMEMGMFREVRVDE from the coding sequence ATGCAAAGCAAAACCACAAGGCGCACCTTCGTCAAAGGCCTGGCAGCCACCGGTATTATCGGCGGACTTGGCCTGTGGCGCACGCCGGTCTGGGCGGTGAACAGCCCCGGCCAGCCCAACGTACTGACTGGTAACGAATTCGACCTATTCATCGGTGAAACCCCGGTGAACATCACCGGCGCAGCGCGCACGGCCATGACCATCAACGGCTCGCTCCCTGGGCCGATTCTTCGTTGGCGCGAAGGCGATACCGTCACATTGCGCGTGCGCAACCGCCTCAAGGAGGACACCTCCATCCATTGGCACGGCATCATCCTGCCGGCGAACATGGATGGTGTTCCTGGCCTGAGCTTCCATGGCATCGCCCCTGACGGCATGTATGAGTACAAGTTCAAGGTCAACCAGAACGGTACCTACTGGTATCACAGTCACTCGGGGCTGCAGGAGCAGGTCGGCGTATACGGCGCGCTGGTCATCGATGCCAAGGAGCCCGAGCCCTTCAGTTACGACCGTGATTACGTCGTGTTGCTGAGCGACTGGACGGATGAAAATCCAACGCGGGTACTGGCCAAGCTCAAGAAACAGTCGGACTACTACAACCAGCACAAACGCACCGTTGGTGACTTCATCGATGACGTAAGCGAGATGGGTTGGTCCGCCGCCGTAGCCGATCGCAAGATGTGGGCCGAGATGAAGATGAGCCCGACGGATCTCGCTGACGTCAGTGGCTACACCTACACCTACCTGATGAATGGCCAGGCACCCAATGGCAACTGGACCGGCATATTCAAACCAGGCGAAAAGATCCGCCTGCGCTTCATCAACGCCTCGGCGATGACCTATTTCGATGTGCGCATCCCGGGCCTGAAGATGACTGTGGTTGCGGCCGATGGTCTGCACGTCAAACCGGTCAGCGTCGACGAGTTCCGTATCGCCGTGGCCGAGACCTACGACGTGATCGTCGAACCAGACAGCGAACAGGCGTATACCGTGTTTGCACAATCCATGGATCGCACTGGCTATGCGCGCGGCACCCTTGCTGTACAGGAGGGGTTGAGTGCACCAGTACCCAGCCCCGACCCGCGTCCGCTGATTGCCATGGGCGACATGGGTATGGATCACGGCAGCATGGGCGGTATGGATCACGGGAACATGGCCGGGATGGATCAGGGCAATATGGCGGGAATGGATCATGGCAGCATGCAGGGTGGCATGGCTGGTATGGATCACAGCCAGATGGCCGGAATGGATCATTCAAACATGGCTGGCATGGCTGGCATGGCTGGCATGGCTGGCAACATGCAGGCACACCCGGCCTCAGAGACCAACAATCCTTTGGTCGACATGCAGACCATGACGCCGACGCACAAGCTGGACGACCCAGGTATCGGCCTGCGTGATAACGGCCGGCGCGTGCTGACGTACTCTGACCTGCGCAGCACCTTCCCTGATCCGGACGGGCGTGAGCCAAGTCGCACCATCGAGCTGCACCTCACCGGGCATATGGAGAAATTCTCCTGGTCCTTCGATGGAATCAAGTTCTCTGACGCCGAGCCTCTACGCCTCAAGTACGGCGAGCGTGTTCGCATCACGCTGGTCAACGACACCATGATGACTCACCCGATCCATCTTCATGGCATGTGGAGTGATCTGGAGGATGCGAACGGCAATTTCCTGGTGCGTAAACACACCATCGACATGCCGCCAGGTTCCAAGCGCAGCTATCGGGTGACCGCCGATGCGTTGGGGCGTTGGGCCTACCACTGCCACCTGTTGCTCCACATGGAAATGGGCATGTTCCGTGAAGTCCGTGTGGATGAGTAA
- a CDS encoding DUF411 domain-containing protein, whose amino-acid sequence MKAKYLALLAALSVTTGVQAADALTIDVHRDANCGCCKKWISHLEANGFKVVDHVESNMSAVKQSLGVAPRLASCHTAVIDGKFVEGHVPAAQVIELTKRDDLVGIAVPGMPAGSPGMEVDGVQHAYQVIGLTKAGSDQVVAEYPAQ is encoded by the coding sequence ATGAAAGCTAAATATCTGGCCTTGCTGGCCGCTCTCTCCGTCACAACTGGAGTTCAAGCCGCTGATGCCCTGACGATTGATGTCCATCGTGATGCTAATTGCGGATGTTGCAAGAAGTGGATCTCACACCTCGAAGCGAATGGCTTCAAAGTCGTCGACCATGTCGAAAGCAACATGTCGGCAGTGAAGCAAAGTCTGGGCGTTGCGCCGCGGTTGGCGTCTTGTCACACCGCGGTGATTGACGGCAAGTTCGTCGAAGGTCATGTGCCGGCGGCTCAGGTCATCGAGCTCACCAAGCGCGATGATCTCGTGGGCATCGCTGTTCCCGGGATGCCGGCGGGCTCCCCCGGTATGGAAGTCGATGGCGTACAGCATGCCTACCAGGTCATTGGCTTGACCAAGGCGGGGTCTGATCAGGTCGTTGCAGAATATCCCGCTCAGTAG
- a CDS encoding copper resistance protein B, with translation MTTRFSRPSLIALVVSLSALSGGVTQAAEEMDHSAMGHGSMSMDHSQMGHGSAKAPMEGMDHSKMDHGAMQSESGSMDHSQMGHSQSQEKAPAMDHSKMGHGAMQGQMEGMDHSKMNHGSAEAPRTTSRTPIPVLTDADRQAAFPPLPGHKVHDSAINSFFLLDQLEYQDADEGSTLAWDASGWVGGDINRVWFRSEGERTNGVTEDAELQLLYGRSIGPWWDVVAGVRQDFKPESPQTWAAFGIQGMALYAFEAEATAFVGENGQTAARLEGEYDILLTNRLILQPTAEMNFYGKNDPERGVGSGLANTELGLRLRYEIVRQFAPYIGVSWSRSYGNTADMVRDEGGDVDEARFVAGIRMWF, from the coding sequence ATGACCACTAGGTTTTCACGCCCGTCCCTCATAGCGCTGGTCGTGTCGCTGAGTGCACTCAGCGGCGGCGTTACCCAGGCTGCGGAAGAAATGGATCATTCGGCAATGGGGCACGGCTCCATGTCGATGGACCACAGCCAGATGGGCCACGGTTCCGCCAAAGCGCCGATGGAGGGCATGGATCACAGCAAGATGGATCATGGTGCCATGCAGAGCGAATCGGGCAGCATGGACCATAGCCAGATGGGCCACAGCCAGAGCCAAGAGAAGGCCCCAGCCATGGATCACAGCAAGATGGGGCATGGCGCCATGCAAGGACAGATGGAGGGCATGGATCATTCAAAGATGAACCATGGCTCCGCTGAAGCCCCGAGAACCACCAGCCGTACGCCGATTCCCGTTCTGACGGATGCTGATCGCCAAGCGGCTTTCCCGCCATTACCTGGCCACAAGGTTCACGACAGCGCCATCAACAGTTTTTTCCTGCTCGATCAGCTCGAATACCAGGACGCAGATGAGGGCAGCACCCTGGCCTGGGATGCGTCGGGCTGGGTAGGCGGTGATATCAACCGGGTCTGGTTCCGCTCCGAAGGCGAGCGTACCAACGGCGTGACCGAGGATGCTGAATTACAGCTGCTGTACGGCCGCTCGATCGGCCCTTGGTGGGATGTCGTCGCGGGCGTTCGCCAGGACTTCAAACCGGAGTCGCCGCAGACTTGGGCCGCCTTCGGTATCCAGGGCATGGCGCTTTACGCCTTTGAGGCCGAAGCCACGGCCTTCGTCGGCGAGAATGGCCAAACTGCTGCCCGACTGGAGGGCGAGTACGACATTCTGCTGACCAACCGGCTGATTCTCCAGCCAACTGCCGAAATGAACTTCTACGGCAAGAACGATCCTGAACGAGGTGTGGGGTCTGGGTTGGCCAATACCGAACTCGGTTTGCGTTTGCGTTACGAGATTGTCAGACAGTTTGCCCCCTATATCGGGGTTTCCTGGAGCCGCTCCTATGGCAACACGGCAGACATGGTGCGTGACGAGGGCGGTGATGTAGACGAGGCGCGTTTTGTCGCCGGTATCCGGATGTGGTTTTGA
- a CDS encoding c-type cytochrome, protein MKRTIKTLVAAGVVGSTAVLAGAYFGVVNVGADDPHFPAVYAFLTMARDRSIEVRSQDIEVPNLDDQALIRAGAGNYNSMCIGCHLAPGVAETELSQSLYPAPANLAKIGVDGNPSAAFWVIKHGIKATGMPAWGKSMGDEYIWGMVAFIDQLPTMDAKQYQALVASSGGHQHGGGETQMHNHEGQHGDNKPGHHGNSGGGEDHHGTGDAGEPGHHDAAATDSEGGSAPEAGHHSDTSGDDHHAGDEAAPSGGDHHSEQTPNASPKTHTHADGKEHVHES, encoded by the coding sequence ATGAAAAGAACAATTAAAACTTTGGTGGCGGCCGGCGTGGTCGGTAGCACAGCTGTCCTGGCCGGCGCCTACTTTGGCGTGGTCAACGTGGGGGCCGATGATCCCCATTTTCCTGCAGTGTATGCGTTTCTCACGATGGCCCGCGACCGCTCTATCGAAGTCCGTTCGCAGGACATCGAGGTTCCCAACCTGGATGATCAAGCTCTTATTCGCGCCGGTGCGGGCAACTACAACTCCATGTGTATCGGCTGTCATTTGGCGCCAGGTGTGGCGGAGACCGAGCTAAGCCAATCGCTTTACCCTGCGCCTGCCAACCTCGCCAAGATCGGTGTCGATGGCAATCCGTCAGCAGCGTTCTGGGTGATCAAGCATGGCATCAAGGCAACGGGTATGCCTGCGTGGGGCAAGAGCATGGGCGATGAGTACATCTGGGGCATGGTTGCCTTCATTGACCAATTGCCGACGATGGATGCCAAGCAATACCAAGCACTCGTCGCATCCAGTGGCGGCCATCAGCATGGTGGTGGGGAAACGCAAATGCACAATCATGAAGGTCAGCACGGCGACAACAAGCCTGGCCATCATGGCAATAGCGGCGGTGGCGAAGACCATCATGGAACAGGTGATGCCGGAGAGCCTGGCCATCACGATGCCGCGGCTACTGATAGCGAGGGTGGCTCCGCACCTGAGGCAGGTCACCATTCGGACACGAGTGGCGATGATCACCATGCCGGGGATGAGGCCGCCCCAAGCGGCGGAGACCATCATTCCGAGCAAACTCCGAATGCCTCGCCCAAGACCCACACCCACGCCGATGGCAAAGAGCACGTGCATGAAAGCTAA
- a CDS encoding membrane protein has translation MSNKSNVATGAALALVAASLFATLPVQAAQDTKAAEVKCFGVNGCKGQNDCMTAKNACKGQGECKGQGFKLMTQAKCDEAGGKTSE, from the coding sequence ATGTCGAATAAATCCAACGTCGCTACCGGTGCCGCTCTGGCTCTCGTGGCCGCCAGCCTGTTTGCTACCCTGCCTGTCCAGGCCGCCCAGGACACCAAAGCAGCTGAAGTGAAGTGCTTCGGCGTCAACGGTTGCAAGGGCCAGAACGACTGCATGACCGCCAAAAATGCCTGCAAAGGCCAGGGAGAATGCAAAGGCCAGGGCTTCAAGCTGATGACTCAGGCCAAGTGCGATGAGGCCGGTGGCAAGACCAGCGAATAA
- a CDS encoding co-regulatory protein PtrA N-terminal domain-containing protein yields the protein MKSIKALLVVTALSISSLAMAEGGADRTFARMEQARQTSLEAYRVAQQQKVEAPVASSPTEQAEHTNC from the coding sequence ATGAAATCGATCAAAGCTCTGCTTGTAGTTACTGCTCTGAGCATCTCCAGCTTGGCAATGGCTGAAGGTGGTGCTGACCGAACCTTCGCGCGCATGGAGCAGGCACGCCAGACGTCTCTGGAGGCCTACCGGGTGGCCCAGCAGCAGAAAGTTGAGGCTCCTGTAGCCAGCAGTCCAACCGAGCAAGCAGAGCACACCAACTGCTGA
- a CDS encoding OprD family porin, translating to MNNRTLLGLSLLALSISTGQAAMAADEKGEGFIEGSSLTILNRNLYFNRDFRKGQSSSSGNGYSEEWAHGVIGRFESGFTEGTIGFGVDAFAMLGLKLDTGDGRSGAGGSVDVLPYNSLGQAEDNYSKLGGAVKARFMDTEIKVGDVFPVSPVVQYGDARLLPESFRGITVLNSSVEGLSLQGGRLHSMSQPNTSSMRDGFATFYAGEVDSPWIAYFGGDYTLNDNVGFSLYTSRLKDAWNQYYAGTTLSYPLADDVALIGGLNYYKAVDEGKQLLGSFDNNIWSGKVGIQFGAHTVLVGLQRNNGDDDFDYLHQSDSIYLDNSIQYSDFNSPKEKSWQVRYDLDMEPFGVPGLSFMTRYAQGWDADYSKANEVYMRRDDNGDPLTNQKRWERDIEAKYVVQTGSLKDMSFRVRQMTTRATDYESDLDEVRLIVEYPLEVL from the coding sequence ATGAATAACAGAACCCTGTTAGGACTTTCTCTACTCGCTCTGAGCATCAGTACCGGGCAAGCTGCAATGGCCGCCGACGAGAAAGGCGAGGGATTTATCGAAGGCAGCAGCCTGACCATCCTCAATCGAAATCTCTACTTCAACCGTGACTTCCGCAAAGGCCAGTCCAGCAGCTCGGGTAATGGCTATTCGGAAGAGTGGGCGCATGGCGTGATAGGCCGATTCGAGTCTGGCTTCACCGAGGGCACCATAGGCTTCGGTGTCGATGCCTTTGCCATGCTAGGACTCAAACTTGACACCGGCGACGGCCGTTCAGGAGCCGGTGGCTCAGTCGATGTGCTGCCTTACAACAGCCTCGGGCAGGCTGAGGATAACTACTCCAAACTGGGTGGCGCGGTGAAAGCTCGGTTCATGGATACCGAGATCAAGGTAGGCGACGTCTTTCCTGTCAGCCCTGTCGTCCAATACGGTGATGCGCGGCTTTTACCGGAGAGTTTCCGAGGTATCACCGTGCTCAACAGCAGCGTGGAAGGACTGTCGCTTCAAGGTGGTCGCCTCCACTCGATGAGCCAACCCAATACCAGCAGCATGCGCGACGGCTTCGCTACCTTCTACGCAGGCGAAGTGGACTCGCCATGGATCGCCTATTTCGGTGGTGATTACACGCTTAATGACAACGTCGGCTTTAGTCTCTACACCAGCCGCCTCAAGGATGCCTGGAATCAATATTACGCGGGCACCACGCTGAGCTACCCGCTTGCGGACGATGTCGCCTTGATCGGCGGGCTGAACTACTACAAGGCGGTCGATGAAGGGAAGCAGCTCCTCGGGAGCTTCGATAACAACATCTGGAGCGGCAAGGTCGGCATCCAATTCGGCGCTCACACAGTGCTGGTGGGTCTCCAGCGCAACAATGGCGATGATGACTTCGACTACTTGCACCAATCGGACTCCATCTACCTCGACAACTCCATCCAGTACAGCGACTTCAACTCGCCGAAGGAGAAGTCATGGCAAGTGCGCTATGACCTGGATATGGAGCCTTTCGGTGTGCCTGGGTTGAGCTTCATGACTCGATATGCCCAAGGCTGGGATGCCGACTACAGCAAGGCCAACGAAGTCTATATGCGCCGTGATGACAACGGCGATCCGTTGACCAACCAGAAGCGCTGGGAGCGGGACATCGAGGCCAAGTACGTTGTGCAGACTGGATCACTGAAGGATATGTCTTTCCGTGTTCGCCAAATGACCACTCGCGCGACCGATTACGAGTCGGATCTGGATGAAGTCCGCCTGATTGTCGAGTACCCGCTGGAAGTTCTCTAA
- a CDS encoding DUF2790 domain-containing protein: MKSLKVIAALAAMVVSSATLAEGGADRVYGRMIQANEQAMQEYAAANGKNPPEVIHYRYGMKLDIARVVATTSTDSSCNVMPAQMTYEDSNGDLNILEYRAAGTGCRNQN, from the coding sequence ATGAAAAGCCTCAAAGTTATTGCAGCCCTTGCCGCTATGGTTGTTTCCTCTGCCACTCTGGCAGAAGGCGGCGCTGATCGTGTTTATGGTCGGATGATTCAGGCCAATGAGCAGGCCATGCAAGAGTATGCTGCCGCTAACGGAAAGAATCCGCCTGAAGTTATTCATTACCGCTACGGCATGAAGCTCGATATCGCCAGGGTCGTGGCCACTACCTCAACGGACTCTAGCTGCAATGTGATGCCAGCCCAGATGACCTACGAGGACTCCAACGGCGATCTGAATATTCTTGAATACCGTGCAGCCGGAACAGGTTGCCGGAACCAAAACTAA